In Bacteriovorax sp. Seq25_V, the following are encoded in one genomic region:
- a CDS encoding thiamine pyrophosphate-dependent enzyme: MAHKILNGNEIIVQGGLEAGFSLYTGYPGSPLAEYFNILYAKKNEFHEKGIRVVIANSEANAAAMASGAKQAGRDCMVAMKSMGLHVASDALSVGNFANPGIPYTDEVTGETRYPGTVVVVGDDPWSMSTSTAADSRYLFKHLHISFLEPSTPQELKDWIGKALEISKMTSLYQGLVLTTFLAEGGGRVDLSTEKEVPKELINLDPSTFDLSKNVMVPPNSLFADHAMIKERFPKIKEALKKLNLDKVFGNINSEIGYISSGVIFESVKQIFEEADYLSHFSLYKLAASYPLVDDLLVPYLKGLKKLVVIEEKRGFLETEIKQLCQKYGLELEIFGKEFKGQEGFPAYGGLSFEIIRDKLEILLKEFGYKSCDSIKFEARPFGEILPRRLPTFCPGCPHRETLSLLKDLRSHLKKDGIDLITHGDVGCYSLSFLPPFKEMHNLSAMGQGGALGAGVDLFTENPSVVLMGDSTFFHSGLTDISNSLQMDHDITYILLDNDNTAMTGHQMTPASGISVEGKTRPRQNMLAVVKSLGVTQTIEVNPSDRYFYQNVMRDFIKKSGVKVIVSNKECSLTFQSKKRVQERNEIKQSGVIKEKNFYQINTLACEDCRVCVEATGCPGLTQVHDAYGTKVSIDPQICVSDSYCTKMKACPSFELVTVKNYHPSKYISNNMKFDFSSLTEPEREKTLDTIAAGTPWRMVVTGVGGSGITTISKIIANASIKMGGHDDLDFKFMDQKGLAQRNGNVTSHMSICPSINSMGAVTPIGSSDVLVSPDLLDGANQLSFLKEDGLAIFDQDYQVPLSILLDRNLDAIEIRDQLSNSEDKRIRLFPLKKWSENLLGKSVYASSMILGVAYQYGKVPFAHEDIQNALRASIKGNEVDNNLIAFELGREMVSLGNNAFEAKYQNVLKHKAESYFDLATQSVSESLLPWQKRKYILEKFKDSCNKITTKISDISRNDLITFVHDQFIFDRGQNIDEFISGLVALKDIYPDSKHFKIAARTYAKTFIIKDEVYISHQMISPLLKAMDDDRYANLGTGYGKTRINRPAFDVFGKTIEFDISPTDWMLKIMRHARILRFVLGNWHHKEREISLKIRDALFNKVPKEAQPLMSLRQLENVKGYRKVRYESAAFLYQ, translated from the coding sequence ATGGCGCATAAAATTTTAAATGGCAATGAGATCATTGTTCAAGGGGGCCTTGAAGCAGGATTCTCTTTATATACTGGTTATCCAGGCTCACCACTTGCTGAGTACTTTAATATTCTCTACGCAAAAAAAAATGAGTTTCATGAAAAAGGGATTCGAGTTGTTATAGCAAACTCTGAGGCCAATGCTGCTGCGATGGCTTCGGGTGCAAAACAAGCGGGACGTGACTGTATGGTCGCAATGAAGTCCATGGGGCTTCATGTGGCCAGTGATGCGCTTTCTGTTGGGAATTTCGCCAACCCTGGCATCCCTTATACAGATGAGGTAACAGGGGAGACTCGCTACCCTGGAACTGTTGTCGTTGTAGGTGATGATCCTTGGTCGATGTCAACGTCAACAGCAGCTGATTCACGTTATCTATTTAAACATCTCCATATATCTTTTCTTGAGCCTTCAACTCCACAGGAATTAAAAGACTGGATTGGTAAGGCCCTTGAAATCTCAAAGATGACAAGTTTATATCAAGGTCTTGTTCTTACGACATTCCTGGCCGAAGGAGGAGGAAGGGTAGACTTAAGCACCGAGAAGGAAGTTCCAAAAGAGCTTATTAATCTTGACCCTTCTACTTTCGATCTTTCTAAGAATGTTATGGTTCCTCCAAACTCGCTCTTTGCTGATCATGCGATGATTAAAGAGCGTTTTCCAAAAATCAAAGAAGCATTAAAGAAATTAAATCTTGATAAGGTTTTTGGAAATATAAATAGTGAAATTGGTTATATTAGTTCGGGAGTTATTTTCGAATCGGTTAAGCAAATTTTTGAGGAAGCTGATTATCTTTCTCATTTTTCCCTATACAAGTTGGCAGCTTCTTATCCGCTCGTTGACGATCTTTTAGTTCCATATTTAAAAGGTTTAAAAAAGCTAGTTGTTATTGAAGAAAAGCGCGGCTTCCTTGAAACTGAAATTAAACAGCTTTGCCAAAAATATGGGCTTGAGCTTGAAATTTTTGGAAAAGAATTTAAAGGCCAGGAAGGTTTTCCTGCCTATGGTGGTTTAAGCTTTGAAATTATCAGAGATAAACTAGAAATTCTTTTAAAAGAGTTTGGCTATAAAAGTTGCGATAGCATTAAGTTTGAAGCTCGTCCATTTGGTGAAATTCTTCCAAGAAGACTTCCTACTTTTTGCCCCGGATGTCCGCATCGCGAAACATTGTCTCTTCTAAAAGATTTAAGAAGTCATCTTAAAAAAGATGGCATTGATCTTATCACTCATGGGGATGTCGGTTGCTACTCACTTTCTTTCCTACCTCCATTTAAAGAGATGCATAACCTTTCGGCCATGGGACAAGGTGGGGCCCTTGGTGCTGGTGTTGATTTATTTACTGAAAATCCAAGTGTTGTTTTGATGGGGGATTCTACTTTCTTTCATTCTGGTCTTACTGATATCTCTAACTCTTTACAGATGGATCATGATATTACTTATATCCTTCTTGATAATGATAATACAGCGATGACTGGACATCAGATGACGCCAGCCTCTGGGATCTCTGTCGAGGGTAAGACAAGACCAAGACAAAATATGTTGGCCGTCGTGAAATCTCTTGGTGTTACTCAAACTATTGAAGTTAATCCAAGTGATCGCTATTTCTACCAGAATGTGATGCGCGACTTTATAAAGAAAAGTGGCGTAAAAGTTATCGTTTCGAATAAAGAGTGCTCGCTTACTTTTCAAAGTAAGAAGAGAGTACAAGAAAGAAATGAAATCAAGCAGTCTGGTGTAATTAAAGAAAAGAATTTTTATCAGATTAATACTTTAGCTTGCGAAGATTGTCGTGTTTGTGTCGAGGCCACTGGATGTCCAGGTCTTACTCAAGTTCACGATGCTTACGGTACGAAGGTCTCAATTGATCCTCAGATCTGTGTGTCTGATAGTTACTGCACTAAGATGAAGGCGTGTCCAAGTTTTGAACTTGTAACGGTTAAGAATTATCATCCATCTAAATATATCTCTAACAATATGAAGTTTGATTTCTCTTCTCTCACTGAACCAGAAAGAGAAAAGACTCTCGATACAATCGCAGCAGGAACACCATGGCGAATGGTTGTGACTGGTGTTGGAGGATCAGGGATTACGACAATTTCTAAGATTATCGCAAATGCCTCAATCAAAATGGGGGGGCACGATGACCTTGATTTTAAGTTTATGGATCAAAAGGGTCTTGCTCAACGTAATGGAAACGTGACAAGTCATATGTCTATTTGTCCATCTATAAATTCCATGGGCGCCGTGACGCCGATCGGAAGTTCTGATGTCTTAGTTTCTCCAGATCTACTTGATGGTGCGAATCAGCTTAGCTTTTTAAAAGAAGATGGATTAGCTATTTTTGATCAAGATTATCAAGTTCCACTTTCAATTCTTCTTGATCGTAACCTTGATGCAATTGAAATTCGTGATCAGCTTAGTAATTCTGAAGATAAGAGAATTAGACTATTTCCTTTAAAGAAATGGTCTGAGAATTTACTTGGAAAGTCCGTATACGCTTCTTCGATGATTCTTGGTGTTGCTTATCAATATGGAAAAGTTCCATTTGCTCATGAAGACATACAAAATGCATTAAGAGCATCTATTAAAGGAAATGAGGTTGATAATAATCTTATTGCTTTTGAGTTAGGCCGTGAAATGGTAAGCCTTGGGAACAATGCTTTCGAAGCGAAGTACCAGAATGTTTTAAAGCATAAAGCAGAGTCTTATTTTGACTTAGCGACTCAGTCAGTTAGCGAGTCACTCCTTCCTTGGCAAAAAAGAAAATATATTCTTGAGAAGTTTAAGGACTCTTGTAATAAGATTACTACTAAAATTTCTGACATTTCACGTAACGACTTGATAACTTTTGTTCATGATCAGTTTATTTTTGATAGAGGACAAAATATTGATGAGTTTATTAGTGGTCTTGTAGCTTTAAAAGATATTTATCCGGATTCAAAACACTTTAAAATCGCTGCTAGAACTTATGCAAAGACTTTCATTATTAAAGATGAGGTTTACATTTCTCATCAGATGATTTCTCCCCTTCTAAAGGCGATGGATGATGACCGTTATGCTAACTTAGGAACAGGTTATGGGAAAACTCGTATCAATAGACCGGCCTTTGATGTTTTTGGTAAGACTATCGAATTTGATATTTCTCCTACGGACTGGATGCTTAAGATCATGAGACATGCTCGTATTCTTAGATTTGTGCTTGGAAATTGGCATCATAAAGAGCGTGAGATTTCTTTGAAGATCAGAGATGCTCTTTTTAATAAAGTACCAAAGGAAGCTCAACCTCTGATGAGTCTTAGACAATTAGAAAATGTAAAAGGTTATCGAAAAGTTCGCTACGAAAGTGCGGCCTTTCTATATCAGTAA
- a CDS encoding NUDIX domain-containing protein encodes MKESVSAIFIHKDKVFLIKRQNYLKAFPGYYSFPGGKVDEIDTSGEDRFVNALARELEEELGVDIKSLLASKKIDSISEFGVAVTPDFNPHRFKNYYFKIFLNEEIKFDVDEGEIAEAEWLNAKEAFDLYDSGKMLVVPPMIKILKDLSRDILSTEQIDPNLKYDGQTQVPMIIPVSGLNQYLPLSNTFPPANRTNSFFIGDGLKVLIDPSPKNEEEYKKFLQTLVDNGHVPELIFLTHHHPDHHEYAIEMCEHFGVGLGLSEDSYERLSKKLGKDYFRNIKIRFYKEGEILTQSKGHDVQVLSTPGHDEGQLSLLRADNAWMIVSDLIQSVGTVVIGGEEGDMKKYFTSLKRVIDINPLSIFPSHGIGLGGIDKIAATLKHRLEREESISKYLDEGKSEDEMLSLIYPDLPERLHLYARVTIEAHISKIKRYGTGI; translated from the coding sequence ATGAAAGAATCTGTTTCAGCGATATTTATTCACAAAGATAAGGTTTTTTTAATAAAGAGACAAAATTATCTGAAGGCCTTTCCTGGGTATTATTCATTTCCTGGTGGGAAGGTCGATGAGATTGATACAAGTGGAGAAGATCGCTTTGTTAATGCTTTGGCCAGAGAACTTGAGGAAGAATTAGGTGTTGATATAAAATCTCTTCTTGCTTCAAAGAAAATTGATTCGATCTCTGAATTTGGCGTAGCTGTAACTCCTGATTTTAACCCTCATCGTTTTAAGAATTATTATTTCAAAATCTTCTTAAATGAGGAGATTAAGTTTGATGTGGATGAAGGTGAAATTGCTGAGGCAGAGTGGCTTAATGCAAAAGAAGCCTTTGATTTATATGATTCAGGGAAGATGCTCGTTGTTCCTCCTATGATAAAAATCTTAAAAGACTTGAGTCGCGATATTTTATCAACTGAGCAGATAGATCCAAATTTAAAGTACGATGGTCAAACTCAAGTTCCAATGATTATTCCAGTGAGTGGTCTTAATCAGTATTTGCCACTCTCAAATACTTTTCCTCCAGCAAATAGGACAAATTCTTTTTTTATTGGAGATGGTTTGAAGGTTTTAATTGATCCTTCTCCAAAGAATGAAGAAGAGTATAAGAAGTTTTTACAAACACTTGTTGATAATGGACATGTACCCGAGCTTATCTTCTTAACACATCACCATCCTGATCACCATGAGTATGCAATTGAGATGTGTGAACATTTTGGTGTAGGGCTTGGGTTGAGTGAAGATTCATATGAAAGACTTTCTAAAAAACTTGGTAAGGACTACTTTAGAAATATCAAAATTAGATTTTATAAAGAGGGAGAAATTCTCACTCAATCTAAGGGTCATGATGTGCAAGTCCTTTCTACTCCAGGTCATGATGAAGGACAACTTTCTCTTCTTCGTGCTGACAATGCTTGGATGATCGTTTCAGATCTTATCCAAAGTGTTGGTACTGTTGTGATTGGTGGAGAAGAAGGAGATATGAAGAAATACTTCACTTCATTGAAGAGGGTGATTGATATAAATCCTCTAAGTATTTTTCCTTCCCATGGTATTGGACTTGGTGGGATAGATAAGATTGCGGCTACTTTAAAGCATCGTCTTGAGAGGGAAGAGTCTATCTCAAAATATCTTGATGAGGGGAAGTCAGAGGATGAGATGTTATCATTAATTTATCCTGATCTTCCTGAGAGGTTACATCTCTACGCTAGAGTGACTATCGAGGCCCATATATCAAAAATCAAGCGCTACGGCACAGGGATCTAA